The following proteins are encoded in a genomic region of Musa acuminata AAA Group cultivar baxijiao chromosome BXJ2-11, Cavendish_Baxijiao_AAA, whole genome shotgun sequence:
- the LOC135627270 gene encoding uncharacterized protein PHLOEM PROTEIN 2-LIKE A4-like isoform X1 produces the protein MSLQGHAVECHTSHWLADHSQGRVNAAEHIIRIPAKAMSITWGRDGRFWRWNELPRDEQPKDFSKDNLCDSVAELIQVNWLEVKGTLNLANHKDALSKFKVFEIVYHIKFNIDAFGWSKAPVLFELVTPDGHREKRIEIMESYRKRSCEWLEIHGGEFKLPQDMKGEVEFGISETESHWWKGGMIFAGVSIKPKMDTQN, from the exons ATGAGTCTTCAGGGACATGCTGTGGAGTGCCACACGTCTCACTGGCTTGCTGATCATTCT CAAGGAAGGGTTAATGCAGCTGAGCACATAATTCGCATCCCAGCAAAAGCCATGAGCATAACTTGGGGCCGTGATGGAAGATTCTGGAGGTGGAATGAGCTTCCCAGGGATGAGCAACCCAAGGATTTTTCCAAAGATAACCTATG TGACAGTGTTGCAGAGCTCATTCAAGTGAATTGGCTTGAAGTGAAAGGGACTCTGAACCTGGCAAATCATAAGGATGCACTCTCTAAGTTCAAGGTTTTTGAGATCGTGTACCACATCAAGTTCAATATTGATGCTTTTGGGTGGAGCAAAGCCCCTGTCTTGTTTGAGCTGGTCACCCCAGATGGGCACAGGGAGAAGAGAATTGAGATCATGGAGTCATACAGGAAAAGAAGCTGTGAGTGGCTTGAGATCCATGGTGGGGAGTTCAAGTTACCCCAAGACATGAAAGGAGAGGTTGAGTTTGGCATATCTGAAACTGAGAGCCATTGGTGGAAGGGTGGTATGATCTTTGCAGGTGTCTCTATTAAGCCTAAAATGGACACTCAGAACTGA
- the LOC135627270 gene encoding uncharacterized protein PHLOEM PROTEIN 2-LIKE A4-like isoform X2, producing MSLQGHAVECHTSHWLADHSQGRVNAAEHIIRIPAKAMSITWGRDGRFWRWNELPRDEQPKDFSKDNLCVAELIQVNWLEVKGTLNLANHKDALSKFKVFEIVYHIKFNIDAFGWSKAPVLFELVTPDGHREKRIEIMESYRKRSCEWLEIHGGEFKLPQDMKGEVEFGISETESHWWKGGMIFAGVSIKPKMDTQN from the exons ATGAGTCTTCAGGGACATGCTGTGGAGTGCCACACGTCTCACTGGCTTGCTGATCATTCT CAAGGAAGGGTTAATGCAGCTGAGCACATAATTCGCATCCCAGCAAAAGCCATGAGCATAACTTGGGGCCGTGATGGAAGATTCTGGAGGTGGAATGAGCTTCCCAGGGATGAGCAACCCAAGGATTTTTCCAAAGATAACCTATG TGTTGCAGAGCTCATTCAAGTGAATTGGCTTGAAGTGAAAGGGACTCTGAACCTGGCAAATCATAAGGATGCACTCTCTAAGTTCAAGGTTTTTGAGATCGTGTACCACATCAAGTTCAATATTGATGCTTTTGGGTGGAGCAAAGCCCCTGTCTTGTTTGAGCTGGTCACCCCAGATGGGCACAGGGAGAAGAGAATTGAGATCATGGAGTCATACAGGAAAAGAAGCTGTGAGTGGCTTGAGATCCATGGTGGGGAGTTCAAGTTACCCCAAGACATGAAAGGAGAGGTTGAGTTTGGCATATCTGAAACTGAGAGCCATTGGTGGAAGGGTGGTATGATCTTTGCAGGTGTCTCTATTAAGCCTAAAATGGACACTCAGAACTGA